The following coding sequences are from one Lolium rigidum isolate FL_2022 chromosome 6, APGP_CSIRO_Lrig_0.1, whole genome shotgun sequence window:
- the LOC124667409 gene encoding putative disease resistance protein RGA1: MAEVLISAVVGDMVGRVISLLASRCSNQEQSTDDKLQKISRMLIRINTVVEEAKGRHITNHVALDWLSDLDDGVWQGRYLLDTVGCRDTEHEEDEDGDGEEVQPFSLSLFNPAKRVRVAACTVRCVLSGRSADLDEIHRVLENLQGLSGDLREFLMLLQGCNRIRRPLATNIFVDNGQMFGRHVEREKIINFLLHDDYSLSPSKEKLPLLPIVGDIGVGKTTLVQHVCDDARLRSRFPLIMLFNFSSTYAIALGETAVVLKSKHVIGGSGNLKHPLHVLNESFRSKRFLMVFEDVDMHKKKMLEELLPSLRRHGKQGSKIIVTTNNMRVAASMGTMAPIRLKVLPHPEYWFFFKAHAFAATDVEENPRLLAVGTAIARKLNGSFFGAKIVGGVLRAHPNLQLWCRILRSDIGGLSLLGDGLGYIADLAENLLPSHVSMRQLIITKKPFRSTQPKFAMFHDMFLPSPDDAPESCSADVGNAKVLLCRSVLPFYCVYYTMLIAL, from the coding sequence ATGGCGGAGGTCCTCATCTCGGCGGTCGTCGGCGACATGGTGGGCAGAGTGATATCTCTTCTCGCCAGCCGTTGCAGCAACCAAGAACAGAGCACCGacgacaagctacagaagataagcCGTATGCTTATCAGGATCAACACTGTGGTGGAGGAGGCGAAAGGGAGGCACATCACGAACCATGTCGCTCTCGACTGGCTCTCGGATCTCGACGACGGCGTCTGGCAAGGCCGGTATCTGCTCGACACGGTCGGATGCAGAGATACAGAgcatgaggaagatgaggatggtgatggtgAGGAGGTACAACCTTTCTCCCTGTCCTTGTTCAATCCTGCAAAGCGGGTGCGTGTCGCTGCGTGCACCGTGAGGTGCGTACTGTCTGGCCGCAGCGCCGACCTTGATGAGATTCACAGGGTGCTGGAGAACCTGCAAGGCCTGTCTGGTGATCTCCGGGAGTTCCTGATGCTCCTGCAAGGCTGCAACCGGATCCGCCGGCCTCTGGCAACCAATATCTTCGTCGACAACGGGCAGATGTTCGGCAGGCATGTGGAGCGAGAAAAGATCATCAACTTCTTGCTCCACGACGACTACAGTCTATCTCCATCCAAGGAGAAGCTACCTCTGCTTCCGATCGTCGGCGACATCGGAGTCGGCAAAACCACCTTGGTGCAGCACGTCTGCGACGACGCTAGGCTGCGCAGCCGCTTCCCGCTGATCATGTTGTTCAATTTCTCTTCGACCTATGCTATTGCGTTGGGCGAGACGGCTGTCGTTCTGAAATCTAAACATGTGATCGGAGGGTCCGGAAACCTCAAACACCCACTGCACGTGCTCAATGAAAGCTTCCGCAGCAAGCGGTTCCTAATGGTGTTCGAGGATGTCGACATGCACAAGAAGAAGATGCTGGAGGAGCTCCTGCCGAGCCTGAGACGGCATGGCAAACAGGGGAGCAAGATCATAGTCACCACCAACAACATGCGTGTGGCCGCCAGCATGGGAACCATGGCGCCGATCAGGCTCAAAGTCTTACCACACCCGGAGTACTGGTTCTTCTTCAAGGCGCACGCCTTCGCCGCCACCGACGTCGAGGAGAACCCGAGGCTGCTGGCGGTCGGCACAGCCATTGCGAGGAAGCTCAACGGGTCCTTCTTCGGTGCCAAGATCGTCGGAGGGGTGCTGAGAGCCCATCCGAATCTGCAGCTCTGGTGCAGGATCCTGAGAAGCGATATTGGGGGCTTGTCGTTGCTGGGTGATGGCCTTGGGTACATCGCAGATTTGGCGGAGAATCTGCTGCCCAGTCATGTTAGCATGCGCCAGCTGATCATAACCAAGAAACCATTTCGCTCGACTCAGCCTAAATTCGCCATGTTTCATGATATGTTTCTGCCAAGTCCTGATGACGCCCCAGAAAGCTGTAGCGCAGATGTTGGTAACGCAAAAGTGTTGTTGTGCAGATCAGTTCTCCCATTCTATTGTGTGTACTATACCATGCTCATTGCACTGTAA
- the LOC124659371 gene encoding cytochrome P450 94A1-like, with translation MVLMDGNIALLLLLPVLLAVYLRWRRGPAAAPSANHCPHPNRILGNTVPFLLNLHRFLDWATDLLAASPASTIEVRGALGLGSGVATASPEVVDHFLRGNFPNYVKGARFAVPFADLLGRGMFLADGRLWSLQRKLASYSFSSRSLRRFSGRVLRAHLRGRLLPFLDAAARSGEAVVDLQDVLKRFAFDNICGVAFGVDCSTLLELEDGGQHEAFFAAFDDAVEITFARILHPTTLVWRAMRLANVGSERRMREAIGVIDEYVMGMVEQLRVRGGAEEQEQHLLSRFAAAMDEEAALGGELGEMFGSPDAKRRFLRDVVVSFVLAGKDTTSSALTWFFWLLAANPRCERRVYEEVTRYSDAAGAENDDAEYQEELKGMQYLHAAITEAMRLYPPVPINSRVAAADDVLPDGTTVRAGWFADYSAYAMGRMPRLWGARCREFLPERWLDGQGDFIAADAARYPVFHGGPRACLGKEMAYVQMKAVAAAVIRRFRVEPVREPAASMDAPPPYEMAVTLRMKGGLRVRIRRREEDDSTRKCL, from the coding sequence ATGGTGCTCATGGACGGGAACAtcgcgctgctgctgctcctcccagtCCTTCTCGCCGTCTACCTCCGATGGCGCCGTGGCCCAGCCGCGGCGCCGAGCGCGAACCACTGCCCACACCCGAACCGCATCCTGGGCAACACCGTGCCGTTCCTCCTCAACCTgcaccgcttcctcgactgggcCACGGACCTCCTGGCCGCGTCCCCGGCATCCACCATCGAGGTCCGCGGCGCGCTCGGCCTCGGCAGCGGCGTCGCCACGGCCAGCCCGGAGGTCGTCGACCACTTCCTGCGCGGTAACTTCCCCAACTACGTCAAGGGTGCGCGCTTCGccgtccccttcgccgacctcctCGGCCGCGGCAtgttcctcgccgacggccgcCTCTGGAGCCTCCAGCGCAAGCTCGCCTCCTACTCCTTCTCCTCCCGCTCGCTCCGCCGCTTCTCGGGCCGCGTCCTCCGGGCGCACCTCCGCGGCCGCCTGCTGCCATTCCTCGACGCCGCCGCGCGGTCCGGCGAGGCCGTCGTTGACCTGCAGGACGTGCTCAAGCGTTTCGCGTTCGATAACATCTGTGGCGTGGCGTTCGGGGTCGACTGCTCCACGCTGCTCGAGCTCGAGGATGGGGGCCAGCATGAGGCGTTCTTCGCGGCGTTCGACGACGCCGTGGAGATCACCTTCGCGCGGATCCTCCACCCGACGACCCTGGTGTGGCGGGCGATGAGGCTCGCCAACGTCGGCAGCGAGCGCCGGATGCGCGAGGCGATCGGAGTCATCGACGAGTACGTCATGGGGATGGTGGAGCAGCTGCGTGTACGAGGAGGGgctgaggagcaggagcagcacctGCTGTCGCGGTTTGCGGCGGCCATGGACGAAGAAGCCGCCCTCGGCGGGGAGCTGGGCGAGATGTTTGGGTCGCCGGACGCGAAGCGGCGGTTCCTGCGGGACGTCGTGGTGAGCTTCGTGCTGGCCGGGAAGGACACCACGTCCTCCGCTCTCACCTGGTTCTTCTGGCTCCTCGCCGCCAACCCGCGCTGCGAGCGGCGCGTGTACGAGGAGGTCACGCGCTACTCggacgccgccggcgccgagaATGACGACGCCGAGTATCAGGAGGAGCTGAAGGGGATGCAGTACCTGCACGCGGCGATCACGGAGGCGATGCGGCTGTACCCGCCGGTGCCGATAAACTCGCGGGTGGCGGCCGCGGACGACGTGCTCCCCGACGGCACGACGGTGCGGGCGGGCTGGTTCGCGGACTACTCGGCGTACGCGATGGGCAGGATGCCGCGGCTGTGGGGGGCACGATGCCGCGAGTTCCTCCCGGAGCGGTGGCTCGACGGTCAAGGTGACTTCATCGCGGCGGACGCGGCGAGGTACCCGGTGTTCCACGGCGGGCCGCGGGCGTGCCTCGGGAAGGAGATGGCCTACGTGCAGATGAAGGCCGTGGCTGCCGCCGTGATCCGCAGGTTCCGGGTGGAGCCGGTGCGGGAACCTGCAGCTAGCatggacgcgccgccgccgtacgAGATGGCGGTCACGCTCCGGATGAAGGGCGGGCTGCGCGTGCGgatcaggaggcgggaagaagacGACTCAACAAGGAAATGTCTGTAG